In Paludibaculum fermentans, the genomic stretch TGAAACTCGGGCCACTTCTCCGACAGGCGCAGGCGCGCCGCATGATTGACCGCCGTGAACAGAGCCCAGTTGTTGCCACGCACAGGCTGCTTGGTGCAACTGTCCAGCCACGCGGCCACATTGCGCCGCTCGCCTTCCGTGAGAGCGGGCAGCACCTTGTCGCGCAGCAGCCACAGGCTCCAGGCCACGATGGACGATTCCACCTGGCGTTGATCGCTGCCGCCGGTCTTCGCGGGCTGCCAGTAATCCGGATGCTCGGGATTGCAGCCGTTCCGAAACGCATTCGTCATCGCCGCCGTGAGTTCCAACCCCGGTTCGCGCCCGCCCGCGATCCAGGCCGCCATCGCCGGCATCATGCGCGTGACGCCCGTCACGCTCAGGCCCGACTTCGAGAGAAAGTTCTTCGTGATCGTCGCATTCGGATACTCGACCACCGCCAGGCTGGGTGAGGTCTTCGCGGCATTCTTCAGGTAGCCGCGGGTGATGTCGAGGAAGAAGCTCTTCACCTGTGCCTCAGGCGGAGGAGGAGGCGGAGGCGGCTCGCCCTTCTTCCCGCCGGACTTCTTCTTGCCCTGCGCGGCAGCGGCCGCCGCGGGCACCAGACTCAAAAACTCTCGCCGGTACATGCTGACAGCATTATTTCTCAACCGGACCACTGGGGGCCACGGTCAATTGGCGTTTCACCTTCCGGCCGAAGGTTCCGCTGGCGGTCAATGTATACGTGACAGGTTTCCTGGGCACCGCATAGAAGCAGCCCTGCAGGATCTGCGAGCCGGGAAAGGCCGGCGGATCCACCCCCACCAGCGTCGCGTTCCTGGTGGCGAAGCACAGCAGGTGCACGGTGTCTCCACGATCCACCTTCGACTCCCGCACCCGGAAGTAGCTGATGCTCGGTGCCAGCGCGGGCTCCGGCATCACAATGAGGTCGAACGATTTCGAGAGCGTCCGTCCCTTCGCATCCTCCGTGGTGAGCGTATACCGGGTGGTGCGCTCCGGGCTGACCTCAAAGCAGCGGTTGAACGAGGGCGAGAGCTCGGCGATGGGAGGATCAATTCGCACAGCCTTGGCATTCATCACGCCATAGCAGACGGAGGTCGTCTCGCCCTCGGCGATTGCGCCCGGATACGCATAGAAGTTGATGATGCCCAGCCCCTTGGCCGGATCCACCCAGTCGAAGGCTTCCGGTCTCTTCACCGGTGCCGCCACGCGCGCGGCCCGCCAGCGCAGGATGTTCGGCATGCCGTCGACCAGCAGCCACGCCGTGACGATCAGAATCAGAACATTGCCAAGTTGCAGCCAGTTCTGCCACCGCTTCATTCGGACCCATTAGACATCAACTGCGGTGCGGTTGTTCCCACCGAAAGCATTGCACAGGTGTCGAACAATCCAGCTAGATTCATACGGTTTCGGGAACCGGCACCACCGCTGCCGTGTCAAAGATTGGCACCAAGCCTCGATTCCCGGAATGCGAAGTCAATTTTCTGGTTTTGTTACAACAACCAGCAAACATGAGTCGTATTGCACAGTAGAGTCTGGTGGGAGTGGAATTAAACGCAGTCATCCTGCTTGGAGCTGGCCACCAAGTGCAGTTCATTCTTAACTGAGGAGACGACCCGATGAACGATGACCCGGAAAAGGGGCCGCCGCATCCTCGGAGCAGGCAGTCCTCCAGTACCCCGGTGTACGGAAAGCTGCCATCAGCGTGGATCGATTTCATCCGGTATTGCCAGGATATGCGATACGGCGAAATTGAGCGGTTGTCCATTCAGGACGGACTTCCCGTACTGGCCGAGACGACACGGCAGAAGGTGAAGTTCACGAGCTAGTTCAAATATACGTTGCCGGCTGACCGAAGCACTCGGAGGCCGTCGCTCAGGAACACCAGGTTCCCAGCGGCGGCCTCTTTTGTTTTTGGCCAGCCGGGGATCGGCCAAAGAAAGAGAGGAGCCAATGCGAACAGGATTCGTGTGTCTGATGGTCCAGGTATGCCTGGTGGTCAACGGCCGCCCTGTGAATCCCCAGCCGGACGAGCCCAGCGAGGAAGCCGTCCGGCTCTGGGTGACAACGATGGAGGCAGCCCAGAAACTCCGGCAGCAAGGAGCTTACGAAGCGGCCTATCGAGGATTCGAAGACGCGAGCGCGCTCGCCCGGAGCATGCCCGGCACGCCCGTCCTGCGCGCTCGAAGCTATGAATACCTGGGTAGCATGGCGGCCACCCTGGGCCGGCCCATCGAGGCCGAAGGGCACTACCTGTCCGCCATCCGGCTGTGGGAAGCCATTGACGACCTGGGGACCATCCCACAACTGCAGGCCACGGCCGACCTCGTCAGTCTGTATGTCGAGACAGGCCAGACCGGCAAGGCGGAGCGGCTCGCCAAACGGCTGGCGGCCGACAGCGAAGACAAGCTCGATGCGAATCCTACGGCGGCGGGCCGGGTACAGATTGCCCTGGCCGCGGCCGCGTATCTGAACCAGGATGTGGATCGCGCCGAGTCACTCTGCCGGAAGGCGATCCGGACGAAAGAAGCCAATCGCGAGATCTCGCCGGAGGAGCTGTCCCAGGCCCACAATCAACTCGGCCTCATCCTCTGGAAGCAAGGCCAGCGGGCCTATGCCTTGCAGCAGGCACGGACCGCCGTCGAGATCCTGGAGAAAAACGACCGGACTCATTCCATCGAGTATGCCGCCGCACTCGGGAATACGGCCATGATGTCCGCCATCGACAGCGGAGACCGCAACGCGGCGGACCTGATGTTGCGCGCCATCCAGGTTGTCAGGGCAGGTGTGGGCACAGGCCATGTCTTCCTGGCCGAACTCCTGGTCAACTATGCCGACCTGCTGAAGCGTGCCAAACGCGGCGACGAGTCAAAGGCCGCGCAGCGCGAGGCACAGCAGATCTTCCAGAACACCCTGGTGCGGCAGCCTGGCCATCACACCGTTGACGTGGCGGACCTGGTGCGAGGCAGCAAGCGCCGCTGACACCGGCAAATCCCGAGGGCACGAAGCCCTCCGAGCCAGCGCGCCCCGGCATCCTGCAACACTTGCGAAGTGTCCGTTCCAAGTGTCAATTCTCTGTGGTCGTTGCCACCGGTTCCCGCGATGAGCCGTATTGCAGGCTAGTGCACGCTCCAACATGCGTTGAACACGGCCGGAGCGGGCGCCTGGAGCGAAATCGACCAACCGGGCGTTCAGGTTGGACTCATCGCCCTGGCCAGGACCACGCGGCACAAAGCAATGCTCGCGAATGAGTGAGGACAGCCGCTTCTGGCTGACCGCAGTACGCGGAGTTCGCCGCCTGGGGGCTGTGGTACCCGTGCGGACGGCCTCTTTCTGTGGTTGCGAGCCGGAATCGGCCTTTCAAGAAGGAAGGGAGCTCATGAGACGAGTCCTTGCGCATCTCATCGCCCTTTGTAGTGCGGCAGTCATCGGCTGTGCCGCGAATGGGCTGGACCCCACGCCGGATACGAACCCAACGCGGCGCTGGGCGGATCTCGTGGAAACAGCCCACCAACAGCGGCATGCTGGAGCCTATCAGGCAGCTTTCGAGACCCTCCAGCAGGCCAGCGCCCTGAGCCAACAGATCCCGGGCGCGCTCCAGATGCGAGCACGGAGCTCCGAATATCTCGGCACCTTGGCGGCCTTGCTGGGGCAGCCCGTCGAGGCGGAGTCCATGCTGAAGACGTCCATCCGGCTTTGGGAGCAGACGGGCGAACCGGGCTTTGTCGCCCGCCTGCAGACGGAAGCGGACCTGATCAGCCTCTATGTGGCCACCGGACGGCCCGGCCTCGCTGCGCGATCAGCCAGGACGCTGGCCGCCAAATGCGATGGCAGGCTCGACCAGGATGCGGCGGCGGCCGACCGGGTCTACGGCGCGCTGGCTGCCGCCGCTTACTCAAACCAGGATCTGGTGCGCGCGGAAGCCCTGGCTCGCAAGGCAATTCAATTCCACCAGCTCAACCCCGATGCCATGCCGGAGGACCGGGCCCAGGCGCACACCCAACTCGGACTCATCCTGTGGAAACGAGGACAGAAGGACGCAGCCCGGCAGGAGGTTCGGGCGGCCATCGACATCCTGGAGGCGAATCATCGCGGAGCAGTCGTCGAATACGCGGCCGCACTCAGCAATCTGGCGAAGATGACGGGCGCCGATCGAAACGACCTGCGCGCGTTGGAGATGATGCGCCGCGCGATCGAAGTGGCGCGGTCCAACGTCGGCGCCAGCCATGTCTTCCTGGCCGATCTGTGGTCAGCCTACGCCGAACTGCTGAAGCGGGCCAAGCGCGGCGAGGAGTCGAAAGCCGCCCGCCGCGAGGCACAGGCCATCTATCAGCAAACGCTCGTACAGCAACCCGGCCGCTACAGTGTGGATATCGCGGACTTCGCCCCGGAAGCCGGCAAACGCTGACGGGATGCCGGGTTAGGCCAGCAGCTCCTGGGTCCGGATGAGCCGTTCCTGCACGCGCACCCCGTTGGGGCACTGGATCGTGCAGCGGTCGCAGGACTCGCAGCGGACCTGCTGCAGCTCCGCCGGCATGGTTCGGAAGTTGTCGCGGGCCATCGCAAACTCGCCGTACCCGTCGGCATAGGTCAGATACCGCAGCATGTCGCTCACCGGCAGTCCCTGGGGACACGTCCCGGCGCAGGTCCCGCACATCCTGCAGTACAGCGGCGTGATGCGTTCCAGATGCGCGGCCAGCAGCTTGGCGTCCGCCGCCTGATAGGGCTCGCGCAGCGCCTTGAGATTCTCGTCGAGTTGCTCGTTGTCCTTGATGCTGGGGATCGCCGTATGCACATAGGGCATCCGCAGCGCCCACTTGAGCGCGGAAAGGGCGGCGCCCGGCTTCGCCATGGCGGCTTTGGCCCGATCGAAATCGTAGCTCCGGTCCAGCCGCATGCTGCCGGCCATCACCTTCATCGCCACCACGCCGATCCCGGCGTCGGAGATCGACTTCACCAACGGCTCCATCGTGGCCGCCATGGCGAAGTTATAGGTGGTGAGAATGACGTCGATGGAGCCGGTCTTGATGGCGGCCGGAATCACTTCCGCGTGGCCGTTGTGCAGGCTGAGCCCGGCGAAGCGGATCTTGCCCTGCTTCTTCGCGATCTGCTGCGCCTCGATCAACTCCGGCGTGATCTGATCCGCCCGGTCCTTGGCATGCAGGTACCAGATGTCGATGTGGTCGGTGCCCAGTTCCTTCAGCGTGGTGTCGATGTCGCGCAGGGCGCCGTCCTTGTCCTTCGCAATGGTCTTGGAGGAAAGGACCAGCTTCTGCCGGTGCGGCTTCACCGCCGCGCCCACCATGCGTTCGTTGTTCCCGCCCGAGTAGACACGGGCGGTGTCGAAGTAGGTAATGCCCTGGTCGATCGCGCGCTCGATCACGGTGGGATCGGAGGTCACCATGCAGCCGAAGCCGACACTCGTCACCTTCAAACCGGTCTTGCCCAGCGTCCTGATAGCGGCAGGAGCCGGAGCCCCCGGCGCGGCCAGCAAAGCGGGCGAAATGGCGCCGGCAGCCAGAAAGCCGCGGCGGGAGAAATTCGAACTCACGGGATACTACCTCCGGAATTTGACGTTCAACAACCGGCGCAGCGATCAGCCCAGCTTGGGCGGCAACTCGGTGAGCGGGCCCATCCACTGCATCATGCGGTCGATATCGGTGTGCAGGCGGTACTTCTTCTGAACGTCCTCGATCTTCTCGCCGCGCAACTCAATGCCGGCCCGGTCAAACGTGCCGATGCCCACCTTCGCGCAGTACTGCAGATAGCCCATCCACTCGGGATTCACGCCCATGCACTCGACGCCAATCCGGTCGGCGGCCACAAAATCGGTAGAGGCGATGGCGACCCGCGAAGCAACCGGGGTGCCGGAGCCGGGGCCGTTGCCCTCCATGCCTTCGAAGCCGTCGATCACCGCCACACCCCAATTTGGCTTCAGCCGCTCGGCCGTCCGCATGATGTCGTAATGCGTCTGCCGAACGCCGCCGTGATAGACCCGTTTGTCGTTCCAGCGTTTCGCCTCGCCCTGCTTGTAGTGCAGCGGAGCGCCCAGCGCCATGTTCTTGATGTTCAGCGTCGCAATGACGACGTTGTGGGTCTTCAACAGGCCGGCCGAGATCACGAAAGCGTCCGGATCGAGCAGCCGCTTGGCCAGACGCACCGGCTGGATCTGGAGATTGCCGTCGAGAATCTGCAGCGTCTCGTACTCGGCTTCTTCATTAAGATCCACCAGCTTGATGTTCATCTTCTTGTGATCATCAATGGCCGCCTGGTACTTGAAGTTGTCGAAACCGGCGGTGGTGAAGCCGGCGGAGGATTCGGCAATGTAGACAGGACCCTTGTAACGGTCGGCCAGATAGTCGAGGATGCCGTTCAGCGCGTCCGCGTGTGTGGCCGCCAGCTGGCGCTCAGTGGAGACCATGTTCGGCTTGATAACAACGGACTTACGGCCGCGCAGCTTCGCCGTGATCTCCTTGTCGATCAGGCGCATGGCCGCCGTCACATTCTTGCGGCGATCCTCGCCTTTGAAGAGGCCGGCGGGGACTTGTGTGGCCGCACGAGCGGTGCGGGAAGCGAGCAGCAGTCCGGCGGATGCGCCAAACAGACCCCGGCGGGTGAAAGTAGTGGCCATTGCGAACACCTCAGTCAATATAGTATGTAAAGAGCTGAAACTCTGTAAAGGAGGATTTCGACATGAGCGCGACCCGACGCGGATTCCTGGCCGGTATCGGCCTGGCTGGAACAGTAGGCCTGGAGGCGGCGCCCTCCGCCATCGAGATGCCCAAAAGGACGCTGGGCAAGACCGGCATCAAGGTGACCGTGCTCGGCTTCGGCTGCATGACCACCTCCGACCCCACCGTGATCGAACAGGCTGCCGACGCCGGCATCAACTGGTTCGATACGGCCCGCGGGTATCAGAACGGCAACAACGAGAGGATGGTCGGCGCGGCGCTGAAGAGCCGTCGCGACAAGCTCCACATCACCAGCAAGACCCCCGGCAAGACCAAGGCCGAGGTGCTGGCGAACCTGGACACCACGCTGAAGGAGCTGCAGACCGACCACATCGACGTCTGGTATCTCCACTCGCGCTCCACCCCCGCGGCGGCGCCGGATGAGCTCTTCGATGCGCAGGATGAAGCCGTCAAGGCCGGCAAAGTGCGCTTCAAGGGTGTCAGCTTCCACAGCGGCCACAAAGAGATGATCCCGTTCCTCATCGAGAAGAAGCGCACCGACGTCCTTCTCATGAGCTACAACTTCACGATGGATCCCGAACTCGACACCCTCATCGACAAGGCCAACGCGGCCGGCATGGGCATCGTGGCCATGAAGGTGATGGCCGGCGGCTTCCGCCAGAACAAACAGGGCTCGCCGATGTTCGAGAAGTTGTCGAAGACCGGCACCATGGCCGCCGCCCTCAAGTGGGCCGTGCGCCGTCCGGCGATTCACACCTCCATCCCGGGCATCATGGATGCTGACCAACTGGATGAGAACTTCAAGGCTGTCGCCGCCGGCTATAGGAAGGAAGTCGACGACAAGCTGCTGGCCGCCCAGCTCAAGTTCATCAGCCCGCTGTACTGCCGCTTCTGCGGATCCTGCTCCGGCAAGTGCGCGCAGGGCCTGCCCGTCAGCGACATCATCCGCTATGTCAGCTACGCCGAAGGCTACGGTGAATTCGCCCTGGGCCGGGAGAACTACCAGACCCTGCCCGAAAACCTGCAGCAGGTGAAGTGCGGCGACTGCACCAACTGCAGCATCAACTGCCCGAACGGCGTGCGCGTGGCCGAACGCGTGGCCCGCGCGCAGGAGATGTTTGCGTGAGGGCGTTCCTGCTGTCACTGATCGGAATGGTAGCGATGGGGCAGTCTCCGGACTGCTCCATCTCGCCGGGCTTTGTCCAGGATGGCAAAGTCCGTCAATTTGATACTGAGACGCTCTACGAGTACATGAACGGGAATTCGGAAGGATATTTCCTCTACGGATTCAAGAGCATGACCGGGATCACGTGCAAGAAAGCCGGAGTGACGCTCATCGCGGATATCAGTACGTTCCCTTCACCCGAATTGGCGTACGGAATGTTCACCGGCAATTTGGATCCCCGCCTGCCCACCGAGAAAATCGGAGCCGGCGGCCAGGTCACCGGCCGCAAAGTACTTTTCGTAAAAGGGCAGTTCCTGGGAGAAATTGCAGCCGAACCCGAGGGCGAGTACACCGCTCTTCTGCGCGCGGCCGCCGTCGAGTTCGCCAGGAAGATCACTGGAACCACCGAAACACCAGCGGAGTTGGCGTGGTTCCCGAAAGAACACCTGCAGGCGGGCTCCCCGCGCCTGGTGCCCCAGAGTGTCCTCGGCCTCCGTATCCTCAAGCGCGGCTATCTCGCACAATATGAGGAAGGCAAGTCATTTGTAGTAACAGAAGACTCGCCCGCCTCCGCCACGGCTCTCTTCGCGAAGTTGAAGGAGCGTTTCCCGGGCGGCTCCGCCACCCAGGTCGGCGACGAGGGTTACGTCACGGAAGACCGCTATCTCGGCAAAATGTGTCTATTCCGTAAAGGAATGCGCGTGGCGGGTTTCACCAACGCTCCGCCGTCCGGCGACGCCGCTCAACGCGCCCTGCAATTAGCGGCTCGTATCCCGTAAGTCTGATATTTTTTACGAGCCCTATACAAATTTACTGGACAATGCAGCATAATGGAGCTGCTTACGGTCTTTGTGCGCCTCGCAGCTCCAATGAAAACGATTTTTGCGTTTCTTCTGCCGGCTTTTCTCCTGGCTGGCCCTCCCCTTGATCGCGCTCGTCTCGCGGAAACCACTCAATCCCCGGATCTTCGCGCCGCCTTGCGCGGCTTGCGCACCTCTGAAACAAATCGCAGGGACCGCCTGCGGAATCACGCCGAGTCCCTACCCGGCCGCACACCCCTGGCCTCCGGCACGGGTGTGACTATGGCGCCCGGCTATCTGGGCGGAACGGCCATCGACGATATCTATGGCATGGCCAAAGACGCGGACGGTAATCTGGTCGTCGCTGGCGACTCCACCTCCGCTGAGCTGAAAGCCACAGCCGGCGCCGTCGCGCATGAACGCGGCGATGTATTTGTCCAGAAACTCAAGGCCGACGGCTCGGCGGTTCTCTGGACCGCGCGCCTGGGCGGCACACAATTGGAGAGCGCCACCGCGGTCACAGTAGACGCCAAAGGCGATGTTTATGTCACGGGTTGGACAGCTTCCTCCGATTTCCCCACTTCGTCCAACGCGTTTCAGCGGTTTGGCCAGGGCGGCGACGATGCCTTTGTCGCCAAATTGTCGGGCAAGGATGGCAGTCTCGTCTATTGCACCCTGCTCGGCGGCACGAAGGACGAGAATCCGCAGGCCATCAGTGTCGATGCCGCCGGTATCGTGGCGATCACCGGCCATACGGACTCTACGAATTTCCCCACCCAGGCCGCGGGCTCGCGCGGCGCGTTCTCCGGTGGACCCGGCGCCATGATCGCACGCCTGAATGCGACCGGCTCGGCCCTGGTTTCCAGTACGGTGCTCACCGGCAACGGCTGGGTAAAAGGCTTCGCCATCGCCAGCCTGGCGGACGGCACTTTCCAACTGGCTGGCGCCTCGACCGCCAGCGACCTGCCCATGGTGAAGTCGTTTCAGAAGTCCCATCAAAGCGCCGGAGTCTGGCACTCCGGCAACGCCGGCCGCAGCTGGATCCCTGGCGCTGACGGCATGCGCGGCGTTCAGGGGGAATCGATGGTCATCGACCCCTCGAATCCCCAGATGATCTATGTGGCGACAAAGCGAGGGGTCTACAAATCCTCGGACGGCGGCTTCACCTGGAAGGCCGCCAACTCCGGCCTCACTTCCGCCGCTACGCAGTACCTGGCTGTCGACCCCAAGACGCCCACCACCCTCTACGTGGCCACCTCCACGGTCGGCGTGTTCAAATCCACCGACGGCGGCGCCAACTGGTCCGCGGCCAACTCCGGTCTCGCCAAGAACGCCTGGCAGATCACCCTCGATCCCCAAAACCCCAAAACGCTCTATGCCACCACCAGTTCCAGCGGCATCATGAAGAGCACGGACGGGGGCGACTCCTGGAACAACGCCAACACCGGGATTGACGAGTACTTCCCTTACATCATTCAAATCTCGGTCGATCCGCAGACGCCAGCCAATCTCTATGCCGCCGGCTATCTCTCTGTCTATCGCAGTCGCGACGCCGGCCTGACGTGGACGCCTCTCAACGCCGGCCCCTCCGACGAGATCTACACCTCCGTCCACGTCGACGAGAGCAATCCCAGCACCATTTACGCGTCCTCCTACTTCAGCGGTTCCTACCGCAGCACGGACGGCGGCGCTTCCTGGCAGCCCATGCGGAGCGGGCTCTCGCCATACTTGACGGTCTATGAATTCCGCGCCGGCACCAACGCCCCCGGCGTAGTCTATGCCGCCACTGACTATGGGATCTACAAATCCCTGAACTATGGCCAGACCTGGACCCAGCCCGCCGCGGAACTATCCAACCACTACATCTACGGTTTGGCCTTGAACCCGCTGGACAAGAACATCGTGTACTCCTGCGGACAGCTTGCGCCGGATGGAGTCGTGGTGCACTTCGACAAGGACGGGCAGTCGATTCTCCAGTCCACTTACCTGGGCGGCGACGGCGATGACGAGATCTTCGGAATGGCCATCGGGCCCGACGGTTCGGTCCACGTGACGGGCTTCAGCGAGTCGCCCGATTTCCCCACCACTCCCGGCGCGCCGCAGACAGTCATCGCGGGTGAGATCGACGCCTTCGTCGCCACGTTCGACAACACCCTGGGCACCCTGCCGTTCTCTACCCTGCTGGGCGGCGACGGGGCCGACATCGGCATGTCTCTGGCAATCGAGCCGGGCGGAACCCTCGCCGCCGCCGGCTGGACCGGTTCCCTGCAATTCCCGGTGACCGGCGGTCTCGGCAATGCGCCCCTGGGCGGCTCCACGGACATGTTCCTGGCCCGGGTTTCGCCCACCGCCCCGGGCTTCGCGCTCACCACGCTCCTGGGCGGCAGCGGCCTCGACTCGGCCACCGCCGTCGTGGCCACCGACAGTGGAGCCTGGGTCGGCGGCTACACCACCTCGCGCGACCTCACCGGCACGCTCGCGGGCGCCAGCGCCGGCTATCTCGGCGGCGCCTCCGACGCCCTGCTGGTTCGTGTCGCAGGCCTGTCCGCCGATGCGGCATTCCAGCAGACCAGCCTGACCTTCGACATCCTGCTCGACGGCGGCCCGCTCACCCAGGAAAAGACAGTCACCGTCACCAGCGCCGCCGGAGCCTTGCCGCTCGTGGGCAAAGTCCCCGCCGATGCCGCCTGGCTCAAGGCGGTGCCGAACCCCCAGAAGGCCGGTGAACTACTGATCCGGGTCGACGCAACCGGGCTGGTCGCCGGTGAATACAAGACCGCGATCGAGGTCTCCTCGCCGCTGGCCGGCGTGGCCACCACGCCCGTGGCCGTCACCCTGCGCGTGAAGAACGCCACCCCGCCCGTCCTCACCACCGTCCTCCACCAGGCGGAACGGACCGCGCAGGCCATCGCGCCCGGCCTCCCCATCCTATTGCAGGGAGACGGTTTCCTCTTTGCCAGCGGGAAGCTGACACCGGATCCCGCGGCCGAAGTACTGCCCACCACCCTGGGCCGCGTCTCCGTCACCATCAATGGGACACCCGCCCCGTTGGAGTCGGTGGAAGGCACGCTGATCTCTGCCATCACCCCCTTCGGCCTCACCGGCGACCGCGCCACCATCGTCGTCACCCGCGACGGCCTCGGCAGCGCGCCAATCGACGTCGCCCTCACCCCCACCGCCCCCGGCCTCTTCACCACCGACGGCTCCGGCCAGGGCCAGGCCCGCGCTGAGAACGAGGACGGCACCACCAACACCGTCGACAACGCCGCCGAGCACGGCCACCCCATCATCCTGCACGCCACCGGAGCCGGCATCATGACACCCGCCCTCGCCGATGGCCAACTGGTCACCGACGCCGATCACCACCCAGACGCCAAAGTCGAGGTCTTCATCGGCGGCCTGCCCTGCGACGTCTACTATTCCGGAGCCGCCCCCGGCCGCTTCGCCGGCTACCTGGATCTGAACCTGAAAGTACCAGATGAAGTGACACCCGGACCCGCCGTGCCCGTTGTTCTCAGAATCGGCGGCAAGGACAGCACACAGACTGTAACCATTGCAGTTCGTTAATGGAACCCGCCCGCGAGCCGGGATTCTAGATTGAGTCCCGGCCCCGCGAGGGGACGATTATATAATCAAAGGGTGAAACACCTGAAACTGATCGTCCCCCTGGCCGTACTACTGCTCTCCGCCTGTTCCAAAAACATCCAGACGGATGAAGCCGTAAAGCAGGGCATCATCAAGCACCTGAGCCAGAACAGCGGCTTACAGCTGGCCAGCATGGACATCACCGTCAGCGGTGTGACGTTCAAGGACAATACAGCCGAAGCCTCCGTCTCCTTCAAGCCCAAGGGCGCTGACCCGGCCACCGGCATGCAGATGCGCTATTCCCTGGAACGCCAGGGCTCTGAGTGGGTTGTGAAGAAGAAGGCCGATAGCGGCCACGGCGCGGCCCTGCCCGGTATGAACCCCGGCTCCATGCCTGCCTCCCCTCACGGCGCCACCACACCGCCGGCCATGGGCGAGATGCCGGCCAACCATCCGCCGATGGGTTCCGGAAAGATGCCGGAGAAGAAGTGAAGCGCGTCGCCGTCCTGGGCGGAGGACCGGCGGGCTCCATGGCGGCCGCGGGCATAGCGGCAGCCGGCCTCGACACCATCCTGCTCGACGAGAAGCTCGCCTGGGAAAAGCCCTGCGGCGGCGGCATTACCTTCAAGGCCTACACCCGATACCCGTTTCTGCTCGAGAACGACCGTCCGAAAAAGGTGGTCAGCGACGCCGTGTTGACCGAGCCCAGCAGCGGCTCGG encodes the following:
- a CDS encoding SBBP repeat-containing protein, with translation MRGLRTSETNRRDRLRNHAESLPGRTPLASGTGVTMAPGYLGGTAIDDIYGMAKDADGNLVVAGDSTSAELKATAGAVAHERGDVFVQKLKADGSAVLWTARLGGTQLESATAVTVDAKGDVYVTGWTASSDFPTSSNAFQRFGQGGDDAFVAKLSGKDGSLVYCTLLGGTKDENPQAISVDAAGIVAITGHTDSTNFPTQAAGSRGAFSGGPGAMIARLNATGSALVSSTVLTGNGWVKGFAIASLADGTFQLAGASTASDLPMVKSFQKSHQSAGVWHSGNAGRSWIPGADGMRGVQGESMVIDPSNPQMIYVATKRGVYKSSDGGFTWKAANSGLTSAATQYLAVDPKTPTTLYVATSTVGVFKSTDGGANWSAANSGLAKNAWQITLDPQNPKTLYATTSSSGIMKSTDGGDSWNNANTGIDEYFPYIIQISVDPQTPANLYAAGYLSVYRSRDAGLTWTPLNAGPSDEIYTSVHVDESNPSTIYASSYFSGSYRSTDGGASWQPMRSGLSPYLTVYEFRAGTNAPGVVYAATDYGIYKSLNYGQTWTQPAAELSNHYIYGLALNPLDKNIVYSCGQLAPDGVVVHFDKDGQSILQSTYLGGDGDDEIFGMAIGPDGSVHVTGFSESPDFPTTPGAPQTVIAGEIDAFVATFDNTLGTLPFSTLLGGDGADIGMSLAIEPGGTLAAAGWTGSLQFPVTGGLGNAPLGGSTDMFLARVSPTAPGFALTTLLGGSGLDSATAVVATDSGAWVGGYTTSRDLTGTLAGASAGYLGGASDALLVRVAGLSADAAFQQTSLTFDILLDGGPLTQEKTVTVTSAAGALPLVGKVPADAAWLKAVPNPQKAGELLIRVDATGLVAGEYKTAIEVSSPLAGVATTPVAVTLRVKNATPPVLTTVLHQAERTAQAIAPGLPILLQGDGFLFASGKLTPDPAAEVLPTTLGRVSVTINGTPAPLESVEGTLISAITPFGLTGDRATIVVTRDGLGSAPIDVALTPTAPGLFTTDGSGQGQARAENEDGTTNTVDNAAEHGHPIILHATGAGIMTPALADGQLVTDADHHPDAKVEVFIGGLPCDVYYSGAAPGRFAGYLDLNLKVPDEVTPGPAVPVVLRIGGKDSTQTVTIAVR